In Leptospirillum ferriphilum, a genomic segment contains:
- the mtnP gene encoding S-methyl-5'-thioadenosine phosphorylase: protein MQKSRTKKGERPPESGPVGIIGGSGLYQMEGLTIEEERVVETPWGVSSDPYLIGKVGTLPVVFLSRHGKGHRYLPSEINYRANLAGLKALGVSRVLSVSAVGSLKEEIVPGDMVLVDDFIDLTRQRPMSFYGKGAVGHTPYGRPVCSDLFEAFSEACEHLKLPTHRGGTYICMEGPAFSTRAESRLYRQWGADVIGMTNGTEARLAREIGLCYATLALATDYDCWHPDHDMVTVADVIRIMNQNVRRANTILLDALERIPSIRKCHCAEAPKNALITDRARIPQKTREKLSFLGLEPNPS, encoded by the coding sequence GTGCAAAAGAGTCGGACAAAAAAAGGAGAGAGACCGCCCGAGTCTGGTCCTGTCGGGATCATCGGGGGATCCGGACTTTACCAGATGGAAGGGTTAACGATCGAGGAGGAACGGGTTGTCGAAACACCCTGGGGTGTTTCATCCGACCCTTATCTGATCGGAAAAGTGGGGACTCTGCCGGTTGTTTTTCTCTCCCGCCACGGGAAAGGACACCGGTATCTTCCATCCGAGATCAACTACAGGGCCAATCTTGCCGGACTCAAGGCTCTCGGCGTGTCCCGCGTTCTCTCCGTATCGGCCGTGGGCTCCCTCAAGGAAGAAATTGTTCCCGGTGATATGGTTCTGGTGGACGACTTTATCGACCTCACCCGGCAGCGTCCGATGTCATTTTACGGCAAGGGGGCCGTGGGACATACCCCGTATGGCAGACCTGTCTGTTCTGATCTTTTTGAAGCCTTTTCCGAGGCATGCGAACATCTCAAGCTTCCCACCCATCGGGGGGGAACCTATATTTGCATGGAAGGACCCGCGTTTTCGACACGGGCAGAATCCCGCCTTTATCGGCAATGGGGGGCGGACGTGATTGGCATGACAAATGGCACCGAAGCCCGTCTTGCCAGGGAAATCGGTCTTTGTTACGCCACTCTGGCCCTGGCGACAGATTATGACTGCTGGCATCCGGACCACGATATGGTGACCGTCGCCGATGTCATCCGGATCATGAACCAGAATGTCCGGAGGGCAAACACCATTCTGCTTGATGCACTGGAACGTATCCCGTCCATCCGGAAGTGCCACTGTGCGGAGGCTCCAAAAAACGCTCTGATCACCGATCGAGCAAGAATTCCCCAGAAGACCCGCGAAAAGCTGTCTTTTCTGGGTTTGGAACCGAATCCGTCCTGA
- the mutL gene encoding DNA mismatch repair endonuclease MutL: protein MQRIHELPKIVVDQIAAGEVIERPASVVKELVENSLDAGSGKISVYIEEGGRKSIIVSDNGSGIYPDDVDLAFRRHATSKIQSVDDLLRARTLGFRGEALSSISSVSHVRLRSRTRDLETGVEYSVSPGQEGILADWTGSPGTTIEVRDLFHNLPVRLKFLKSASTEQSQIQETITLLALGHPEVQFHLSVNGRTTLALSSREDRLLRLLDLYPVLEEKDLSRSVLEGEGIRVEALVLTPDKNRKDRKYQNVFLNRRWIRHPGLLQAISQGAAGRIHKDVHPGAWVWIEMIPDKVDVNVHPTKKEVRFLETDRLFSLVRRVVSEGLDSFLNGSRTDPKKTFGEAPPDMRVSSGIFPGIASDSPLDRSSFRPEPPSGGERGQRRESPPGKVDRAPDPERPYLRTSAPSAREKRVVHHPEFQNLPELLKSLPPPPFSFRQENLEDLEIRILTQTYGTFILAFLGQELVIIDQHTAHERIRYDSFRKGLEQGKMSMLPYLFPQTVRLTAREVENLEERVDELAHLGFDVDVQGPESVRVSGIPALLEGEDPASLLQELSESSQGFAFPLVRSDRIDETLMTLSCHTSIRANHSLGKEDLGRLVRMLLRTEYPFSCPHGRPTVLSLSPNVLEKWFHRT, encoded by the coding sequence ATGCAACGGATTCACGAACTCCCCAAGATAGTTGTCGATCAGATTGCGGCGGGAGAGGTGATTGAAAGACCGGCCTCTGTTGTCAAGGAGCTGGTTGAAAACAGTCTTGATGCGGGGTCCGGTAAGATATCGGTCTATATCGAAGAAGGTGGGCGAAAGTCGATTATCGTGTCGGACAACGGGAGTGGCATTTATCCCGACGATGTCGATCTGGCTTTTCGCCGCCATGCCACGAGTAAAATCCAATCGGTCGATGACCTGCTTCGGGCCCGGACTCTTGGTTTCCGGGGAGAAGCCCTCTCCTCGATCTCATCCGTGTCCCATGTCCGTCTCCGAAGCCGCACGAGAGACCTTGAGACGGGGGTGGAGTACTCCGTTTCTCCCGGCCAGGAAGGGATTCTGGCCGACTGGACGGGGTCTCCGGGAACAACCATCGAAGTCCGCGATCTTTTCCACAACCTTCCGGTCCGTTTGAAATTTTTAAAATCCGCTTCGACCGAGCAGTCCCAGATTCAGGAAACCATCACTCTTCTTGCGCTCGGGCATCCGGAAGTCCAGTTCCATCTTTCGGTCAATGGCCGCACGACTCTTGCCCTTTCCTCCCGGGAGGATCGTCTTTTGAGACTTCTGGACCTCTACCCGGTCCTTGAGGAGAAGGACCTCTCACGGTCAGTTCTGGAAGGAGAGGGGATTCGGGTCGAGGCGCTTGTCCTGACCCCCGACAAAAATCGAAAAGACCGGAAATATCAGAATGTTTTTTTGAATCGGCGCTGGATTCGCCATCCGGGACTTTTGCAGGCTATTTCCCAGGGAGCAGCCGGGAGGATCCACAAGGATGTGCATCCCGGGGCATGGGTCTGGATCGAAATGATTCCGGACAAGGTCGATGTGAATGTGCATCCGACGAAGAAGGAAGTCCGATTTCTCGAAACAGACCGCCTTTTTTCCCTTGTTCGTCGCGTTGTTTCCGAAGGACTGGACTCTTTTCTGAATGGGAGCAGGACGGACCCAAAGAAAACGTTCGGAGAAGCTCCTCCGGATATGCGAGTGTCTTCTGGAATTTTTCCGGGCATAGCTTCGGACAGTCCTCTCGACCGTTCTTCCTTCCGACCGGAACCTCCTTCTGGAGGGGAACGTGGTCAGAGAAGGGAAAGTCCGCCTGGAAAGGTGGACAGAGCCCCGGATCCAGAACGACCGTATTTAAGAACTTCCGCTCCGTCGGCAAGAGAAAAAAGGGTTGTCCATCACCCGGAATTCCAGAATCTGCCAGAGCTTCTCAAAAGCCTTCCCCCGCCCCCTTTTTCCTTTCGACAGGAGAATCTTGAGGACCTTGAGATCCGGATTCTCACGCAGACCTATGGAACGTTTATTCTGGCATTTTTGGGACAGGAGCTGGTGATCATTGACCAGCATACCGCGCATGAACGAATCCGGTATGACTCTTTTCGAAAAGGTCTGGAGCAGGGAAAGATGTCGATGCTGCCGTACCTGTTTCCGCAGACAGTCCGCTTGACCGCCCGGGAAGTGGAAAACCTTGAAGAAAGAGTCGACGAACTGGCGCACCTGGGGTTCGACGTGGATGTTCAGGGGCCGGAATCGGTCCGGGTATCCGGCATTCCGGCTCTTCTGGAAGGAGAAGATCCTGCCTCCCTGCTGCAAGAACTGTCAGAATCCAGTCAGGGTTTTGCGTTTCCGCTGGTACGTTCCGACCGGATTGACGAAACCCTGATGACACTCTCCTGCCATACCAGCATTCGTGCCAATCATTCTCTTGGAAAAGAGGATCTGGGTCGCCTTGTCCGGATGCTCCTCCGGACCGAGTACCCTTTCAGCTGTCCTCACGGTCGTCCCACGGTCCTGTCTCTCTCCCCGAACGTGCTTGAAAAATGGTTTCATCGAACCTGA
- a CDS encoding PfkB family carbohydrate kinase — protein MVIVGTVALDNIRTPFGEVRSALGGSAFYAGLSASYWTEVGVMAIVGEDYPEEGFRLLERHGVDYRGITRSKEKTFSWTGEYTFDLNTAHTLKTELNCLLSFAPNLPAVYDHVDTLFLANIDPEIQLRVLDSMPVRPSLVVCDTMNFWIENKLPDLKKVLSRIDILTINEGEARMLSGEFSLVAASRKIIAMGPKTLIIKRGEYGVLVFGENSVFASPAYPLEEVKDPTGAGDSFAGGVIGYMTRSRKSTDNVLRQGIVVGSAMASFCVEDFSTRGLENLSRTAISGRLSSFAALTSYPDLPPLDAGMKG, from the coding sequence ATGGTGATTGTGGGCACCGTCGCTCTCGATAATATCCGGACCCCTTTTGGGGAAGTTCGCTCTGCTCTTGGCGGCTCTGCCTTTTATGCGGGGCTGTCCGCTTCGTACTGGACAGAGGTGGGGGTTATGGCAATCGTCGGGGAAGACTACCCGGAAGAAGGTTTTCGTCTCCTCGAACGCCATGGAGTGGATTATCGGGGAATCACCCGCTCAAAAGAAAAAACGTTTTCCTGGACGGGCGAGTACACGTTTGACCTCAACACCGCACATACTCTGAAAACTGAGTTGAATTGCCTCCTTTCCTTTGCCCCGAACCTTCCGGCTGTCTATGATCACGTGGACACCCTGTTTCTGGCGAACATCGATCCGGAGATTCAGCTACGCGTTCTGGATTCGATGCCGGTTCGTCCTTCTCTTGTTGTTTGCGATACGATGAATTTCTGGATTGAAAACAAGCTTCCGGATCTGAAGAAGGTTCTTTCCAGAATTGATATCCTGACCATCAACGAGGGAGAGGCGCGCATGTTGTCCGGGGAGTTCAGTCTGGTGGCCGCCTCCCGAAAGATCATTGCCATGGGACCGAAGACACTGATTATCAAGCGGGGAGAATACGGCGTGCTGGTGTTCGGAGAAAACTCTGTGTTTGCTTCTCCGGCCTATCCGCTTGAAGAGGTGAAGGATCCGACCGGGGCAGGGGACAGTTTCGCCGGCGGAGTCATCGGGTACATGACGCGATCCCGGAAGTCTACGGACAATGTTCTGCGCCAGGGGATTGTCGTCGGGTCCGCGATGGCGTCCTTCTGTGTCGAGGACTTTAGTACGAGGGGGCTTGAAAATCTGTCGAGAACGGCGATATCTGGCCGTTTGTCCTCTTTTGCGGCACTGACGTCCTATCCGGATCTTCCACCCCTGGACGCGGGCATGAAAGGCTGA
- the miaA gene encoding tRNA (adenosine(37)-N6)-dimethylallyltransferase MiaA, which produces MVSSNLIYIDIVVVGPTASGKTHWAFDWACRHNAEIISADSRQIYRDMNIGTAKPPVALREKIVHHLLDIRAPDEIYSAGQFVRDARAAILDARSRGKKVALVGGTGLYIKSLLFGLAELPPEDAAAREIFLSQRDQTSTEELYELLLQQDPERASALSPRDRYRILRALWLFHASGQQPSRIYREQTRNPPDVSWGEIVGLLPERNVLYDRINDRVVRMFEEGWMEEMHQLIRKGFGKNAPGFRSLGYSEILDFLSGLQSYDETLRLIQQKTRQFAKRQITWFRHMAPVRWIS; this is translated from the coding sequence ATGGTTTCATCGAACCTGATTTACATTGACATCGTTGTCGTCGGCCCGACCGCATCCGGAAAAACGCATTGGGCATTCGACTGGGCCTGCCGTCACAATGCGGAAATCATTTCCGCCGATTCCCGTCAGATCTATCGGGACATGAATATCGGGACGGCAAAGCCTCCTGTTGCTCTCCGTGAAAAAATTGTCCATCATCTCCTCGATATCCGCGCACCTGACGAAATATACAGTGCGGGGCAATTTGTGCGCGATGCCCGGGCCGCCATCCTGGACGCCCGTTCCCGTGGAAAGAAGGTCGCCCTGGTCGGAGGAACAGGGTTGTATATCAAGTCCCTTTTGTTCGGACTGGCGGAGCTGCCCCCGGAAGATGCCGCTGCCCGGGAAATTTTTCTGTCCCAGAGAGACCAAACATCGACAGAAGAGTTGTATGAACTTCTGCTCCAACAGGATCCCGAAAGGGCTTCGGCCCTTTCTCCCCGGGATCGCTACCGTATTCTTCGAGCCCTCTGGCTCTTTCATGCATCCGGACAACAGCCGTCCCGGATTTACCGGGAGCAAACCCGGAATCCCCCGGATGTTTCCTGGGGAGAAATCGTGGGACTTCTTCCGGAGAGAAACGTTCTTTACGATCGCATCAACGACAGGGTTGTCCGGATGTTTGAAGAGGGATGGATGGAGGAAATGCATCAGCTGATCCGGAAAGGATTTGGAAAAAACGCTCCGGGGTTCAGGAGTCTGGGATATTCTGAGATCCTGGACTTCCTCTCCGGACTCCAGTCCTATGACGAGACTCTCCGTCTGATCCAGCAGAAAACCAGACAGTTTGCCAAAAGGCAAATTACCTGGTTTCGCCACATGGCTCCGGTGCGTTGGATTTCCTAG
- a CDS encoding PEGA domain-containing protein → MNSGKKLGFWLSLFGLLLFSACASPPVDLNYEPADNQVQPKQYVSSLNFGFVTFEDDRMIPKGTGVKRMIGWGQPDTFIANKDIAQHVTRAFVRQYRYLGFHATWIKTPPPNFSFSSRDWVRQLRLQYPNVNVFVIGKIKDYQFQMGYGGFIEGTGDRVIQAQTNIEAYYINGADGRFIWGDTIHHRTRGVIKHHSPLLVAAEKTETTLQRVILDFADRSVPHLAKRFPGAIRVTNNNMAASPSNIPSAISPQAISPSQSPIAPGKGRLVVSTTPAGGKVYVDGVFYGESPILLDLPSGIHLLKVKMDGYHTLRDKIGILEQKVTPWDERLHKKY, encoded by the coding sequence TTGAATTCTGGAAAGAAACTTGGTTTTTGGCTTTCCCTTTTTGGCCTGCTGCTCTTTTCCGCCTGTGCGTCTCCGCCGGTGGATCTCAACTATGAGCCGGCTGACAATCAAGTCCAGCCAAAACAATACGTCTCATCTCTGAATTTCGGTTTCGTCACCTTCGAAGATGACCGGATGATACCCAAGGGGACCGGGGTCAAGCGGATGATTGGGTGGGGACAGCCGGATACTTTTATCGCGAACAAGGATATTGCTCAGCATGTGACCCGGGCGTTTGTCCGACAGTACCGGTATCTCGGCTTCCATGCGACATGGATCAAAACACCTCCTCCGAATTTTTCTTTCTCCAGTCGGGACTGGGTCCGTCAGCTCCGTCTTCAGTATCCCAACGTGAATGTCTTTGTCATTGGAAAAATCAAGGACTATCAGTTTCAGATGGGGTATGGCGGGTTTATCGAAGGGACGGGGGACCGTGTTATTCAGGCACAGACGAACATTGAAGCCTACTATATCAATGGTGCCGATGGACGATTCATCTGGGGAGATACCATCCATCACAGGACCAGAGGAGTGATCAAGCATCACTCACCTCTTCTTGTTGCGGCCGAAAAAACGGAAACGACGCTCCAGAGAGTGATTCTTGATTTTGCGGATCGTTCGGTTCCCCATCTGGCGAAAAGATTCCCGGGAGCCATCCGGGTGACTAATAACAATATGGCGGCCTCACCCTCGAATATCCCGAGCGCTATTTCTCCCCAGGCAATCAGTCCGAGCCAGTCCCCGATCGCTCCCGGAAAGGGACGGCTGGTCGTCTCGACGACGCCTGCCGGAGGAAAGGTATACGTGGATGGCGTGTTTTACGGAGAATCCCCGATTCTTCTGGATCTCCCGTCTGGAATCCACCTTTTGAAAGTCAAAATGGACGGATACCATACGCTTCGGGACAAGATCGGAATTCTGGAGCAGAAGGTAACGCCCTGGGATGAGCGTCTGCACAAGAAGTACTGA
- a CDS encoding tetratricopeptide repeat protein translates to MRKTQGLFRHFFLFMTLFLVSGCASSVSPRNHHLALEHYMSGLRNLGVGKLQDAYWDFEYAAHLDPTMKKVHYALGHVYYRMHDFQDAKKEFRLSMQGTVRVAAAYNYLGLIAYKQRQYHRAIRYFKKSLSDPLYKTPEHPLVNMGRTYIALNKPEKARETFSLAILRNSNDVAAHFWQGKLLMTTGDYKGALEEFSEVIRLAPRFPRSYYELGRVYLKLENQNKALLAFKEVVRLDPDSPESVKARQYIKKLP, encoded by the coding sequence GTGAGAAAGACCCAAGGTCTCTTTCGTCATTTTTTTCTCTTCATGACACTCTTCCTGGTTTCCGGATGTGCTTCTTCCGTCTCCCCGAGGAATCATCATCTCGCCCTTGAACATTACATGTCCGGACTCCGGAATCTGGGGGTTGGGAAACTTCAGGATGCCTATTGGGACTTTGAATATGCCGCACATCTCGACCCGACCATGAAGAAAGTCCATTATGCACTCGGGCATGTCTACTACAGGATGCACGATTTTCAGGACGCCAAAAAAGAATTCCGTTTGTCCATGCAAGGGACTGTGAGGGTGGCGGCCGCCTATAATTACCTTGGCCTGATTGCCTATAAACAAAGACAATACCATCGGGCCATCCGGTATTTTAAGAAATCTCTTTCGGATCCGTTGTATAAGACCCCGGAGCACCCTCTTGTCAACATGGGAAGAACCTATATCGCTCTCAACAAGCCGGAAAAAGCCCGTGAAACGTTTTCTCTGGCAATTCTCCGGAATAGCAACGATGTGGCGGCCCATTTCTGGCAGGGAAAGCTTCTTATGACGACGGGTGACTACAAGGGGGCACTGGAGGAGTTTTCAGAAGTGATCCGTCTGGCTCCCCGTTTTCCTCGTTCCTATTATGAACTGGGGCGTGTGTATCTGAAGCTTGAGAATCAGAACAAAGCTCTTCTGGCATTTAAAGAGGTTGTCCGTCTTGATCCGGACTCCCCGGAAAGCGTCAAGGCCCGACAATACATCAAGAAGCTCCCGTAA
- a CDS encoding helix-turn-helix domain-containing protein: MSEEEFQRDMEEEDGLKAEIEKCGARTIGEFLSYERQRKGLSLEEIDQVSRIGPRWLEAIDKGEWAAYPSLIYAKGHIRGYASVLGFDGSRIIAEFEEELKKAFPDETFHIHPVRNINQIYQPTSGDHRGGGRYKFLLLGILLTFFMILVISKAIHRKDHPHLSVVPQAVPTPPTQTLPSPAQQPASPALSPGGPQSSSIPSPPPALTGASAESKSQSSAPESGQGNVGASGLSSQSGKPSQSPGPSILKVQAVRDTWVGVRIDGGKEMEIPLDRGQWRLFHGKTFRISTDDGGSLMLFLNKGPLGKAGEDDQPVREKLISAMPVKKNAVSGISR; the protein is encoded by the coding sequence GTGAGCGAAGAAGAATTTCAGAGGGACATGGAAGAAGAGGATGGACTGAAGGCGGAAATAGAAAAGTGCGGGGCCCGTACGATTGGAGAGTTCCTTTCTTATGAGCGGCAGAGGAAAGGTCTCTCTCTGGAAGAGATCGACCAGGTTTCCCGGATCGGTCCCCGGTGGCTGGAAGCGATCGACAAGGGAGAATGGGCGGCTTATCCGAGCCTGATTTATGCCAAGGGGCATATTCGAGGGTATGCTTCTGTGCTGGGATTCGACGGTTCCCGCATCATTGCCGAGTTTGAGGAAGAGCTGAAAAAAGCCTTTCCCGATGAAACGTTCCATATTCATCCGGTCCGGAACATCAACCAGATCTATCAGCCGACCTCCGGGGACCATCGCGGAGGAGGCCGGTACAAATTTCTTTTGTTGGGAATCCTCCTCACGTTTTTTATGATTCTGGTCATTTCCAAGGCGATACATCGGAAAGATCACCCACACCTCTCGGTTGTTCCCCAGGCTGTTCCCACTCCTCCCACCCAGACACTCCCATCGCCAGCCCAACAGCCGGCTTCACCCGCTCTCTCTCCCGGGGGACCCCAATCATCATCGATTCCGTCTCCTCCTCCCGCTCTGACAGGGGCTTCCGCTGAGAGCAAAAGTCAGTCCTCCGCGCCCGAAAGTGGGCAAGGGAACGTTGGCGCTTCAGGCCTCTCTTCCCAATCGGGAAAACCATCTCAATCTCCGGGGCCAAGTATCCTAAAAGTGCAGGCGGTGAGAGATACGTGGGTTGGTGTCCGGATCGATGGCGGTAAAGAGATGGAAATTCCTCTCGACAGGGGGCAGTGGAGACTCTTTCATGGAAAAACGTTTCGGATTTCCACCGATGACGGGGGTTCGCTCATGCTTTTCCTGAACAAGGGGCCCCTGGGAAAAGCGGGGGAGGATGACCAACCTGTTCGTGAAAAACTGATCAGCGCCATGCCGGTAAAAAAGAATGCTGTATCCGGCATTTCCCGATAA
- a CDS encoding DPP IV N-terminal domain-containing protein has protein sequence MQGKRAIRTWLHRALGISLCAILIGGGLFFPARARAVNLNVITNQTALFFKLSYVSLGARNLSPSEVRYANALIVRDLEETGYFEIVPLSSGDQRSLGNMVLTGDSVRKLASSGLEGVAGAQLIKDDLGTHLVGIVRDPVNGTVLLSRKYTTTGNIRVIIHRFVDDIVFQFTGFKGVADARIAFIGKNRRRGYDLYVMDFDGEGIHRLTWDRVLAYTPAWSLSRHLIVYTSYLHSEPQILSYDLSTGRRSPLARFPGLNITPNFSRNSAMLAMALSKSQTSQNTEIYSYDMKYHRFERLTYSHSNNLSPSWSPDGSQIVFVSDRDGHPQIFVMDSDGSNEHRISFTGFYNVSPSWSPRGDAIAYVCMNERHRPKICLTTPTGDRSLQLTHGSGQDDSPDWSPDGRTILFTHQVKGHSYIEKMFLDGTHVHRLGSYPHSVITPVWAVR, from the coding sequence ATGCAAGGTAAAAGGGCCATCAGGACCTGGTTGCACCGGGCTTTGGGGATTTCTCTGTGCGCAATCCTCATCGGAGGAGGTCTTTTTTTCCCCGCCCGGGCCCGGGCGGTCAATTTGAATGTGATTACAAACCAGACGGCTCTTTTTTTTAAGCTTTCCTATGTTTCTCTGGGAGCGAGAAATCTCTCTCCGTCAGAAGTTCGCTACGCGAACGCCCTGATTGTAAGAGATCTGGAAGAGACGGGCTATTTTGAGATCGTTCCGCTTTCTTCGGGAGACCAGAGGTCCCTCGGCAATATGGTCCTGACGGGTGATTCCGTCCGGAAGCTGGCGAGCTCCGGGCTCGAGGGAGTGGCGGGAGCCCAGCTCATCAAGGATGACCTGGGCACCCATCTTGTCGGTATTGTCCGCGATCCCGTCAACGGAACGGTTCTGCTTTCCCGGAAATATACAACCACCGGAAACATTCGGGTCATTATTCACCGGTTTGTGGATGATATCGTCTTCCAGTTTACCGGATTCAAGGGAGTCGCCGATGCGCGGATTGCTTTTATCGGTAAAAATCGCCGAAGGGGGTACGACCTGTATGTGATGGATTTTGATGGCGAGGGAATTCACCGCCTCACCTGGGACAGGGTTCTGGCATACACCCCCGCATGGTCGTTGAGTCGTCACCTGATTGTCTATACGTCTTATTTGCATAGCGAGCCCCAGATCCTCTCCTATGATCTTTCTACCGGACGGAGATCTCCTCTTGCCCGCTTTCCGGGCCTCAATATCACGCCGAATTTTTCCCGGAACAGCGCCATGCTCGCAATGGCGTTGTCCAAAAGCCAGACGTCCCAAAATACCGAAATTTACTCGTACGACATGAAATATCACCGGTTCGAACGCCTGACTTATTCCCACAGCAACAATCTGTCTCCCTCCTGGTCTCCGGACGGATCGCAGATTGTTTTCGTGTCGGACAGAGACGGGCATCCCCAGATTTTTGTCATGGACTCGGACGGGTCGAACGAGCACCGGATTTCTTTTACGGGGTTCTACAATGTTTCTCCCAGCTGGTCCCCCAGAGGAGATGCAATCGCTTACGTTTGCATGAATGAGAGACATCGTCCTAAGATATGCCTGACGACCCCGACAGGCGATCGTTCCCTGCAATTGACCCACGGTTCCGGTCAGGATGACAGTCCGGACTGGTCTCCGGACGGTCGGACCATTCTTTTTACTCACCAGGTGAAGGGACACAGTTATATCGAAAAAATGTTTCTCGATGGAACGCATGTTCATCGCCTCGGTTCCTACCCGCACTCCGTGATTACACCCGTCTGGGCCGTACGCTGA
- a CDS encoding tetratricopeptide repeat protein produces the protein MFQGKTSLGFVAGLFSLFLMGCASTMDMEDLQARVDANTAQIKQLKHQGGSGTVSQDSVRLADIENRLDQQKARLANLRGRLDVIDHRLDTLMEKIDEQNARIKSMSQAAPLSSSPNSMAKTTTPPITTAIAPVAPPQGTSGSAASVPPPSADILYRQAMNDYQTGHYQLSKKEFGQVVSLYPQSHLASSAEFWVGQSEFNMKHYDKAVSSFLQVIKNYPDSPKRAVAYFKLGRSYESLGKKKDAIHSYRRVLELFPLERQLDELAKRRLSRLE, from the coding sequence ATGTTCCAGGGAAAGACCTCTTTGGGTTTTGTCGCCGGACTCTTTTCCCTGTTCCTGATGGGCTGTGCGTCGACGATGGACATGGAGGACCTTCAGGCACGGGTTGATGCGAACACCGCCCAGATTAAACAGCTGAAGCATCAAGGGGGGAGCGGAACGGTCTCTCAGGACAGCGTGCGCCTGGCGGATATTGAAAACCGTCTTGATCAACAGAAGGCCCGTCTGGCGAATCTCCGCGGCCGTCTGGATGTCATCGATCACCGGCTGGATACGCTGATGGAAAAGATCGATGAGCAGAATGCCAGGATTAAGTCCATGAGCCAGGCCGCTCCGCTTTCTTCTTCCCCCAACTCGATGGCCAAAACGACCACTCCGCCAATCACCACGGCAATTGCGCCCGTCGCCCCTCCGCAAGGAACCTCCGGTTCAGCCGCATCAGTTCCTCCCCCTTCGGCGGACATTCTTTACCGGCAAGCGATGAACGATTACCAGACTGGTCATTACCAGTTGTCCAAAAAAGAATTCGGACAGGTTGTCAGCCTGTACCCCCAGTCCCATCTGGCTTCTTCTGCAGAATTCTGGGTCGGCCAGTCGGAATTCAACATGAAACATTACGATAAAGCTGTTTCTTCCTTTCTTCAGGTTATCAAGAACTATCCGGACAGCCCGAAGCGTGCTGTGGCCTATTTCAAGCTCGGTCGTTCCTACGAGAGCCTGGGAAAGAAGAAGGACGCGATTCACAGCTATCGACGTGTTCTCGAACTGTTTCCCCTGGAGAGGCAGTTGGACGAGCTGGCCAAGAGACGTCTCTCCAGGCTTGAGTAG